In the genome of Planococcus donghaensis, the window AAAAAAATAGGCATCCATAAAATAAGCAGAGGCAATCCGAACAAGATTGCTCGAAATCCACCCCTGCTAAATTTCATAATAATTTGCGCAAACACTCGATCTACTCCTGCTGTTACTAAAGCTGATGATATAAGAGATAGTACTAATATAAAGTATAGAGCACTAGAAATAAAACCTGTAAAAGCTTCTTCTGGCTCGCCTACCACACCAAACATCAACATCAATCCAATCAGTACAAAACTCGATGCCGCAATAGGCAATGAACTGATTGTCCAAAAATAGATGGCAATACCCAACAATAGCAGCGTTAATTGCTGCTGCAGTGAATACGCAGAGGCAATATCAGGATATATATAGTAGATACTAGTCAAACTCAACAGAAAAAACAGACTCCAAAATCGAAATTTTGAAAGAGCCACACCATCCCTCCTTACATGTTAGCTAGTTTGCGACGGCTTCTCCATTTTAGAAGACCGGGAATAACTAGTGAGAAGAATGCAATCAAGATTAATGATAGTGGCAAAGGACTGTTAACGAAGATGGCTAAATTCCCATTAGAAATAGTCATCGATTGTCTGAATGCTTGCTCCATCATTCCCCCTAAGATAAATGCCAAGATAAACGGCGGGGCTGGAAAAGAAAAAACTCGCATTGCAAAACCAAGTGCCCCGAAAACAAGAAGCATATAAAGATCAAATACGTTAAAACTAATCGAATACACGCCGATTAAACTAAACATAATAACCAATGAAATCAATAAAGGCCTCGGAATGCTCAATATCTTCGCTAAGTAAGGAATAAGCGGCAAGTTCAAAATCAATAGAAAAATATTCCCTACATACATACTGGCAATAATTCCCCAAAAAATCTCTGGACGATCCGTCATTAACAATGGTCCAGGCTGAACGCCTAATACTAGAAATGCGCCTAGCATAACCGCTGTTGTGCCAGAACCTGGAATACCTAGACTTAATAAAGGAACAAACGCGCCACTTGTAGCCGCATTGTTTGAACTTTCTGGAGCGGCTAACCCTTTAATAGAACCTTTTCCAAATTCCTCTGGATTTTTTGAAATTCGTTTTTCAAAGATATAACTAATAAATGAAGCGATTGTTGCACCTGCACCTGGCAGTACGCCGAGGATAAACCCAACAAATGATTGACGGGTCATTGGGCCGCTCATTTCTTTCAAATCTGCTCTTGTCACTTTTAAGCTGCCAAGTTTTTGATCATCACTCAAGCTCCGATTTTTCCGATTAAGCACTAACATGCAGACTTCTGCAATAGCAAACAAACCAAGTGCAATAATTAAAAAGTCAAATCCGTCAAACAAATTTACAT includes:
- a CDS encoding tripartite tricarboxylate transporter permease — its product is MNAFDGMITGFQVALSWEGILFVLIGVIVGTLIGMMPGLGPISAIAIMIPITYGMDPAPALVMMAGVYYGAVFGGSTSSILLNAPGISGTVATAFDGYPMAQQGKAGKALAIAAIASFFGGTVSVIMLMLLAPALSSVAISFGPPAYFALMLMGLTAISSLSEGSTIKAMIAAVAGVMVVTIGIDPQTGTQRFTFGNVNLFDGFDFLIIALGLFAIAEVCMLVLNRKNRSLSDDQKLGSLKVTRADLKEMSGPMTRQSFVGFILGVLPGAGATIASFISYIFEKRISKNPEEFGKGSIKGLAAPESSNNAATSGAFVPLLSLGIPGSGTTAVMLGAFLVLGVQPGPLLMTDRPEIFWGIIASMYVGNIFLLILNLPLIPYLAKILSIPRPLLISLVIMFSLIGVYSISFNVFDLYMLLVFGALGFAMRVFSFPAPPFILAFILGGMMEQAFRQSMTISNGNLAIFVNSPLPLSLILIAFFSLVIPGLLKWRSRRKLANM